TGCTGGCAGCTCCCTTTGCTTCCGCCCAAAGCCCATAAACAGATTTGTTGTTTGAGGCTCCAGTAGCGTCGGCCACGCTGAATGTTCCATGGACGGTGGTGGCGGTAGTGCCAGCATCTGTCGCCTTGGTAGACACGCCGAAGATATCGGAAGCTGAAGTTTCGTTCACTTGGCTCCACACACCTCGGGTGGTCCCTATGAAGCGACCGCCGGTGGAAGACCCCGAGCTGTACACCCCATAGAGGCTGTCGGGCGCAATGCCCACGCCGATGGTTTTGCTGAACGTGATCGCGCCCGCCGCGGTATCATCGATGTCTTTGCGCAGGTAGCGCACGTCGCCCGTTCCGGTGATGTCATGCGCGTGGAGCGCGTCGGCGTTCGAGCCGTCCGTTACCGTGGTCAGGTTCGCCGCCGTCACCGTCGGGCCCACGCCGCTCAACCTGTTGACTTCCGCTGCCGTGGCCGTCACGTCCGTAGCCCCTGAGGTAAGCGTGTGCGTATGTGCAACCGCAGCAAAATCCGTCGAATCGAGGCTGTCAAGCGTATCGGCGTCTCCCGCAGCGTGTGTATGGAGTGCAGTCGTCCCGCCGTACGTCAGCTCCGTCACGTCCGACGCCGTCAGGTCGTCGTTCAGTCCGCCGCCGAAGTCGAGCATGCCGCCCACGTAGGCATCGTTCGGCGTGAAAAGACCCCAGTTCTCCGTGCCGCCCAAGGCCGTGCCGTAGACGCCGTAGTTCGTGCCCGCGCCGTCCGCCTCGCCCTTCACGCCCGTGTAATTGGAATGGCCCAGCACTCCGTAGTTGTCTGTGCTGCTACCTCCGGTCGAGACTCCGGCCACGCCGATTTCCCGCCCGCCCCAGTCCGCCGTAAGCACGCCGTCGAAATCCGTGGCTCCCTGTACCCCCAGGTAGCCGTACGTAGGCCCGTTTATCCCCTCTCCCCGCACGGCGCCGTAGCCCGAGGCTGCGCTGGCTCCATACGTTGAATTGATCCGCCAGTTGGTAACGGGAGATGCTCCCCCCGCACCAACGGACAGGTTGAACGTAATGTTCCCAGCCGCCGTGTCGTCCACGTCGCTCCGGAGAAACTGCAGCGAGTCGAGCGTGTCCAGCGTGTCCGCGTCACCGCCTCCACCGGAGTGCGCGTGCAGTGCGTCGGCGTTCGAGCCGTCCGTGAGTCCTGTAAGGTTCGCCGCCGTCACCGTCGGGCCCACGCCGCTCAACCTGTTGACTTCCGCCGCCGTGGCGGTCACGTCCGTCGCCCCTGCGGTAAGCACATGCGTGTGCCCCAGCGCGGCAAAATCCGTCGAATCCAGCCCGTCAAGATGGTCGGTATTCAGCGCATACGCCGCCGAGACCACCTGGATGCGAGGCGTCATCGCCGGGTCGGCACCGACCTGCACTTCCACATAGACCGCCGAGTAGTCACGGAACATGTCCGTGAGCGACGTGTAAACGCCCGTCACCGTGCCGCTTCCAAGGGCGACGTTGAAGAGGCCGCCCGTCACCGTGACGGCGCCGCTTCCGGCCGCAAGGTGGGAATCGACCAGAAGCTCGCTCCCCACCGCCGGATCGTCGAAGAATCGGAACACCATGTCGAACGGGCCGTCGAGCGGCGCGTCGGACGAATCCCGCAGGACGCCCTGGAAGTTAACAAGATCGGGCGGTGTGGCCTGCGCGAAGGCGAGCGTAACCGCGGTGAACATGGCAAAGCAAATTGCAAAGGTTTTCTTCATGGACTTCTCTCCTTTGTCTGTAAGTTGTTTCCTGAACCGGACTTCTTATACTTGAGGCGAGTGTCTACCTAAAACGGCAAACAGGGGAAACGATGATGGTTCTTCTCAAGGGCTTCTCTCCTCTGCCTGTAAATTGTTTCCTGAATCTGAGCTTTAAAAATTTAAGGTCAAAGTATACCACAAACGGCAAGCTGAGAAAAGCGCGCTTTTCCTTCTCCAGGCATGCACCTCCCCGCAGCCTATGTTAACCGGCTGCCGCTCAGCGCAGCCACTCGTGAATCTGAATGAACTCGCCCTCCTTGACTATGCAGTCGAAGGCGTCCTCCTCGCCGCCCGGGATGCCGTCGCTTCCGAAGCACGCGAGAAAATATTTCTGGCGGGGCTTGCCTCTTCTGTTGGGCTCGGTGCGGTAGTTGTAGACATGGCCCCACGGGCAGGAGGGAATTTTCTCGATGTATTCCGGCACGAGCGCCCCGAGCTCCGCCGGGTAGGCGCCGCGCCTTCTCTTGTAGCGCTCGCAGGCGCGGGCCAGGGCCTTGAGGTGGTCCACGACGATGCGCGAGCGCCCACGCCGCTCCATCTCGAAGAGGTTTTCGATGAAGGAGATGTTCGACTCGACGTCGCTCCGGAAGCTGGCCCCGGGATATTTTTCCAGAAGCTCCCGGAAGACCGCGAGCGCCGCGGCGTTTTGTTGCTCGGCCTGAAGGTCGAGCGCCCGCTTGTACATCTCACGAGCCTCTTTCGGGTCGCCGTCGCCGCCGCATGCGAGGGCGGAGGCGATCGCAACGATGAGACTCAGGGCGCAAAGGCGTTTCACGATGTTGCCCGTCATGGCGGCGGAACGCTTCGATGCGCGAGCGCGGCTCACGCTTTTTCCAATTCCTCGCAAACGGCCGCTCCCATTTCCTCTGTGCTCACGAGCGTTTTCCCGTCCTCCATAATGTCCTGCGTTCGGTAGCCTTTCTCCAGGACTTGAGTCACGGATTTCATAATCATCTCGTAGCCCTTTTCCCGGCCGAGGCTGTACTTGAGCATCATGGCGGCCGACAGGATTTGGGCGATCGGGTTCGCAACCCCCTTTCCCGCGATGTCGGGGGCGGAGCCTCCCGCGGGTTCGTACATCCCGAATCCTTCTCCACCGATCGAGGCGCTCGGCAGCATGCCCAGGGAGCCCGTCAACATAGCCGCCTCGTCCGACAGGATGTCCCCGAACATGTTCTCGCACAGCATCACGTCGAACTGCCTGGGGTCTCTCACGAGCTGCATCGCCGCGTTGTCCACGTACAGGAAATTCACCTCCACGTCCGGGTATTCCTTCTCCAAGGCCTGGACCGTGCTCCTCCACAATATGCTCGTCGCCAGAATATTGGCCTTGTCCACCAGCGTCAGCTTCCTTTTTCTTTTCCTCGCGATGTCGAAGGCAAGCCGGGAGATTCTTTCGATTTCCCCCTTCGTGTATCTGGCCTCGTCCACGGCGTAATCCGCGTCCAGCTCCCTCCTGCCGAAATAAATTCCGCTCGTCAACTCCCGAACCACCATTATGTCGAACCCGTCGCCGATCACCTCCCTCTTCAGCGTCGAGGCGTCCGCCAGGGCCTTGAAGACGATGGCGGGCCTCAGGTTCGCGTAGAGATCGAAGTGCTTCCTCAGCTTGAGCAGCGCCGCCCTCTCCGGCCGCTCCTCTGGGGGAAGCACGTCCCACTTCGCCCCTCCCACGGCGCCGAAAAGGATGGCCCGGGCCCCTTCGCATGTCCGGAGGGTCCTGTCGGGCAGGGCGTCGCCGTGTTTGTCGATGGCCGCCCCCCCCACGTCCTCGAACTGATAATGCAGCTTGAAGCGAAGCTTTTCGGAAATTTTTTCCAGAACCCGTATCGCTTCCTTTATGATTTCCGGGCCGATCCCGTCCCCCGGCAGCACCGCAACGTTATCGCTTTTCATCTTGAAACGCTCCCGCGTATGGAAGTCCCGCCCGCACCCGCTCTACCAGGCTCTCGTCCTGAAGCATCTCGTCCAGGGGGTCCCACGTCCCCTCGATGAGGCTTCTTCGGTGGCTCTCCCGCTGCTCGACGCCGAAGCGGCAGCCGTCGTACTCCACGCTGCCGGAGACCAGGTCCAGCCGAATTTCGACCGTCGGATTTTCTCGTATGGTGTTCATCAAGCGCCGTATGTCCTCCTTCGGCCCCGCCGCGATGGCCAGCCCGTTGGCGATGCAGTTTCCGGAAAAAATTTCCGCAAAGCTTTCGCCGACGATGGCCTTTATCCCGAACCGGAGCAGGGCCTGGGGCGCATGCTCCCGGCTGGAGCCGCATCCGAAATTCTTGTTCACGACCAAAATGGAGGAGCCGGAAAACCGCCCGTCGTTGAACGGATGTTCCTTTGCATTGCCGTCCTCGCCGAAGCGGGCGTTATAAAACACATGTTTTCCCAGGTCGTTGAACGTGACGCACTTCAAGAATTTTGCCGGGATGATCTGGTCGGTGTCGACGTCGTCGCCTTCCACGAAGATCCCGGTGCCTTTCACTTCGGTGATTTTTTTCATCTTTATCTACGGGGCTCGCTTTGGAAAAAGGGTCACAGGTGCTCCCTCACGTCAGCCACGCGGCCTTCGACGGCGGCTGCGGCGACCATGGCCGGGCTCATGAGCAGGGTTCTTCCTTGGGGGCTCCCCTGCCTGCCCTTGAAGTTCCGATTGGACGAGGACGCGCAAACTTCGTCGCCCACCAACCGGTCGGGGTTCATCGCCAGACACATGCTGCACCCCGCGTTCCGCCATTCGAATCCGGCCGCCCTGAAAATTTTTTCCAGGCCCTCTTCTTCGGCTTGCCGCTTCACCGCCGCGGAGCCCGGAACGACCATGGCGCGGACGCCCTGGCGGACGCTCTTGCCTTGGACGACCTTGGCCGCCTCCCGCAGGTCGGAGAGCCTGGCGTTGGTGCAGGAGCCGATAAAGGCCACGTCGATTTTCTTCCCTTTGAGAGATTCTCCCCTCTCGAACCGCATGTACGCGAGCGCGTCGGAAAAAGCGTTCTCCTCCTCCTTTTCAACGCTCCGGGGAATCGCTTCGCCGATACCTATGCTCTGTCCGGCGTTTACGCCGTACGTAACCATGGGTTCAATGTCAGTGCCACCCAGAACGACCTCGTCGTCGTAGCGCGCGTCCTCGTCCGACCTTACGGAGTTCCAGAATTCCACCGCGTCGTCAAAGTTCTTCGGCGCGTACTCCCGGCCCTTCAGGTAGTCGTACGTGACCCGGTCCGGGTTCACGTAGCCCATCCGCGCCCCTCCCTCGATACTCATGTTGCACACGGTCATTCTTTCATCCATGGAGAAATTATCCATAACCTCTCCCCCGTACTCGTAGGCGTGGCCGATGCCTCCCTTGGCTCCCAATTCCCGGATGACTTTCAAGATAACGTCCTTCGCGTATACCCCTTTCCCCAGGCGTCCCTCCACGCGAATTTTTCTCAGCTTCGGCTTCGCCATGGCCAGGCACCCCGTGGCCAAAACGTCCCGCACCTGCGTCGTTCCCACCCCCATCGCCAGGGCGCCGAAGGCGCCGTGCGTGCTCGTGTGGCTGTCGCCGCAGGCGATCGTCATGCCGGGCTGCGTCAGGCCGTTCTCGGGACCGACGACATGCACGATTCCATGCCGCTCGTCCCACGGGCCAAAGAACCGGATCGCGCCTTCCCTGACATTTTCCTCCAAGGCCCTCATCATCTCCTCGGCGAGAGGGTCCTCGAACGGCCTCGACGCGTCCAGTGTGGGAATGATGTGGTCCACGGCGGCCGCGGTGTGCCCGGGGTACTTCACTTTCAACCCGCGCTCCCGAAGCATGGAAAACGCCTGCGGGCTCGTCACCTCGTGAATGAGGTGCAGGCCGATGAATATCTGGTCCAATCCCGATTGCAGCTCCGCAACCTTGTGGATTTCCCAAATTTTATCCAGCAGTGTTTTTCCCATGGAAAGTTCCGAGAAAAAAAGAAACGTGCATCCTACAGGCTAAGATTATCACGGACAGGAGGGGGTGGGCAAGCGGTGGCGGAAAATCGGCGAGGTGAGTATAATGGACGGAAGCCGCGCGGCATGTGCGGCATGTGTCGGGATACTCTTTTGCCTCGGGACTGCGTGAACAACAATACGTTGGCTCCGTCAACAAATTGTAAAGGAGGTAAGCACCCATGGCATCGGAAAAACCAACGTCTATCTCCATACGGCGGCTCGCCGTCTGTCTGGCCATTGGCGCGGCCGCATGGGTCGTTCCCGCACCCGAAGGGTTAACGGCGGCGGGATGGCATGTGCTCGGGGTCTTTGCCGCCACGATTGCGAGCTTTGTCATACGGCCGCTGCCGATGGGAGCGATGGTATTGCTCGGATTGATCGCACTCTCCGTAACAGGAACACTTCCCTACAAGAGCATGCTGGAGGCGTTCGGCAACATTACCGTCTGGCTGGTGGTTGCAGCGTTTCTTCTCGCCGGAGCGGTTGGCCGAACCGGCTTTGGCCGGAGGATCGCGCTCGGCTTCATGGCCTTTCTCGGGCGCTCGACGCTCGGGCTCGGCTACTCGGTCTGTGCCTCGGAGGTTGTCCTTGGGCCGATCGTTCCATCCAACACGGCCCGCGGTGGTGGAATCATAGCTCCCATCATAA
The DNA window shown above is from Acidobacteriota bacterium and carries:
- a CDS encoding type II secretion system protein GspG, which gives rise to MSRARASKRSAAMTGNIVKRLCALSLIVAIASALACGGDGDPKEAREMYKRALDLQAEQQNAAALAVFRELLEKYPGASFRSDVESNISFIENLFEMERRGRSRIVVDHLKALARACERYKRRRGAYPAELGALVPEYIEKIPSCPWGHVYNYRTEPNRRGKPRQKYFLACFGSDGIPGGEEDAFDCIVKEGEFIQIHEWLR
- the leuB gene encoding 3-isopropylmalate dehydrogenase, whose translation is MKSDNVAVLPGDGIGPEIIKEAIRVLEKISEKLRFKLHYQFEDVGGAAIDKHGDALPDRTLRTCEGARAILFGAVGGAKWDVLPPEERPERAALLKLRKHFDLYANLRPAIVFKALADASTLKREVIGDGFDIMVVRELTSGIYFGRRELDADYAVDEARYTKGEIERISRLAFDIARKRKRKLTLVDKANILATSILWRSTVQALEKEYPDVEVNFLYVDNAAMQLVRDPRQFDVMLCENMFGDILSDEAAMLTGSLGMLPSASIGGEGFGMYEPAGGSAPDIAGKGVANPIAQILSAAMMLKYSLGREKGYEMIMKSVTQVLEKGYRTQDIMEDGKTLVSTEEMGAAVCEELEKA
- the leuD gene encoding 3-isopropylmalate dehydratase small subunit, whose amino-acid sequence is MKKITEVKGTGIFVEGDDVDTDQIIPAKFLKCVTFNDLGKHVFYNARFGEDGNAKEHPFNDGRFSGSSILVVNKNFGCGSSREHAPQALLRFGIKAIVGESFAEIFSGNCIANGLAIAAGPKEDIRRLMNTIRENPTVEIRLDLVSGSVEYDGCRFGVEQRESHRRSLIEGTWDPLDEMLQDESLVERVRAGLPYAGAFQDEKR
- the leuC gene encoding 3-isopropylmalate dehydratase large subunit codes for the protein MGKTLLDKIWEIHKVAELQSGLDQIFIGLHLIHEVTSPQAFSMLRERGLKVKYPGHTAAAVDHIIPTLDASRPFEDPLAEEMMRALEENVREGAIRFFGPWDERHGIVHVVGPENGLTQPGMTIACGDSHTSTHGAFGALAMGVGTTQVRDVLATGCLAMAKPKLRKIRVEGRLGKGVYAKDVILKVIRELGAKGGIGHAYEYGGEVMDNFSMDERMTVCNMSIEGGARMGYVNPDRVTYDYLKGREYAPKNFDDAVEFWNSVRSDEDARYDDEVVLGGTDIEPMVTYGVNAGQSIGIGEAIPRSVEKEEENAFSDALAYMRFERGESLKGKKIDVAFIGSCTNARLSDLREAAKVVQGKSVRQGVRAMVVPGSAAVKRQAEEEGLEKIFRAAGFEWRNAGCSMCLAMNPDRLVGDEVCASSSNRNFKGRQGSPQGRTLLMSPAMVAAAAVEGRVADVREHL